The Candidatus Dormiibacterota bacterium DNA segment GCCCGCCTCGGTGCCCTCCTTCACCGTGAACAAGGTCTGCGCCAGCGCCCTGAAGGCGGTGAACCTCGGGGCGCTGCTGATCCGTGGCGGCGAGGCCGACGTGGTCGTCGCCGGGGGGATGGAGTCGATGTCGAACGCGCCCTACCTGCTCGAGGAGCAGCGCTTCGGCAGCCGCATGGGCGACCGCACCGCGGTCGACAGCATGATCCGTGACGGGCTCTGCTGCCCCGTCGACGGGGTGCACATGGGCGTCCACGGCAGCCAGGTCGCCGCCGAGATGGGGGTGGGCCGCGAGGAGCAGGACGCCTGGGCGCTGCGCTCCCAGCGTCGCTACGCCCAGGCGCTCGGCGAGGGCTTCTTCGGCGACGAGCTGGTGCCCGTCGCCGTGGCCGGCGCTGCCGAGGTGGCCGCCGACGAGCAGCCGCGGCCGGAGACCACCCCGGAGCGGCTGGCCTCGCTGCGGCCGGCCTTCGATCCCGGGGGCTCGATCACCGCGGGCAACGCTCCGGGGGTGAACGACGGCGGCAGCGCGGTGCTGCTGATGGAGGCGTCACGGGCCCGCGCCGCCGGTCTCGAGCCGCTGGCGCGGTGGGTGTCCGGCGCCGACTCGGCCGCCGAGCACCCCTACCTCGCCACCGTGCCCGCCACCGCGGTGCAGGCGGCGCTGGCCCGCAGCCCGGAGCGGCTGGGGGTCGACCAGCTCGCCCGGCTGGAGATCAACGAGGCCTTCGCCGCGGTGGCGATCACCAGCACCCGGATGCTCGAGGTCGACCCCGAGCGGGTCAACGTCAACGGCGGGGCGATCGCCATCGGCCACCCCATCGGAGCCAGCGGGGCCCGGATCCTCATGACCCTGGTCTACGAGCTGCGCCGCAGCGGCGGCGGCTACGGCGCCGCCGGGATCTGCAGCGGCGTCGCCCAGGGCGAGGCGACGCTTGTCCACGTGTAGGCCGGGGGGCCTCCCCCGATGCGCGGCCCGCATCGCTGCGCGATGACGGCCGCGCCCCCCTCGGCTGACCCGGCTCCGGCGCCGGCGCCTCTGGCCGAGAGGATCGCGGCCTTCGCCGCCGAGGTGGTGCGGCCGCTGGCGCCGGAGATGGCCCGCGGCGGGGTGCGCCACGCCCGGGAGCTGATCGCCGAGGCCGGCCGCCGGGGGCTCGCCGGCCTGCTCACCCCGGTCGCGCTCGGCGGCCAGGACGCCGGCCACCTCGCCTTCGCCGAGGCGGTCGAGGCGGTGGCCCGGGAGTGCGCCAGCAGCGCGGTGATCTTCGACGTCCACGTCAGCGTGGCCAGCGAGCCCTTCGCCCTGTTCGGCGACGCCGAGCAGCAGCGCCGCTACCTGCCCCGGCTGGCCGCGGGGGAGTGGCTCGGCGCCTTCGCGCTCAGCGAGCCGGGCAGCGGCAGCGACGCCGCCTCGCTGGTCACCCGGGCGGTGCGGGACGGCGACGAGTACGTCCTCGACGGCACCAAGATGTGGATCACCAACGCCGGCGAGGCCGACCTCTACCTGGTCATGGCCCGCACCGGCGAGCGCGGCGCCCGGGGGATCAGCGCCTTCCTGGTCGAGGCGTCGTCCCCGGGGCTGCGCGCCTCCCGCCCGCTGCGCAAGCTGGGGCTGCGCGGGTCGTCGACCGCGGAGCTGGTGCTGGAGTCGGTGCGGGTGCCCGCCGCCAACCGGCTGGGGCCGGAGGGCACCGGCTTCCGGGTGGCGATGGCCGCCCTCGACAGCGGCCGGATCGGCATCAGCGCCCAGGCCACGGGCATCGCCCAGGGCGCCCTCGACGCCGCCGCCGCGCACCTGCGCCGCCTCGGCCTCAGCCTGCCCGATGCCGCCCTGATCGACGAGGCCGCCGCCGCCGCGGCGCCGTCGGCGGCGTCGCGGCTGGCGGGGATGGCCGCCCAGGTCGCCGCCGCCCGGGCGGTGACCCGCCACGCCGCCCGGCTCTGCGACCGCGGCGTGCCCTTCACCCGCGAGGCCGCGGTCGCCAAGCTGGTGAGCACCGACGCCGGCGTCGCCGTCGCCCACGCCGCCGTCGAGCTCTGCGCGCCCGACAGCGGCGACGACGCCCACCCCGCGGCGGTGCGCCTGCGCGACGCCAAGGCCTGCCAGATCTACGAGGGCACCAACCAGATCCAGCGCCTGGTGATCGCGCGCGAGCTGCTGCGAGGCTAGCCGCGGTTCACGCGGGAGCGGCTCGCGCGACCGCCATCGTCATAATCGAAAGCGCGAGAGACAGCGCACAGAGGGACCGACCGTGGACATCCGGCTCAACGAGGAGCAGCTGATGGTGCAGGGGTCGGTCCGCGAGCTCGTGCGGGCCCGGATCGCCCCCCGGGCCGCCGAGATCGACGAGACCGAGGAGTTCCCCTGGGACGTCGTCGACATGTTCCGGCAGCAGGACCTCTTCTCGCTCCCGTTCCCGCCCGAGTACGGCGGCCTCTCCGGCAGCGCCCTCACCCTCAACGTCGCCATCGAGGAGATCGCCAAGGCCTGCGCCACCAGCGCCCTCATCCTCGCCGTCCAGGCCCTCGGCGGCTACCCGATCATGCTCGCCGGCAGCGACGAGCAGAAGCAGAGGTGGCTCCCCGACCTCGCCTCCGGGCGCCGGCTCGCCGCCTACGCGCTCAGCGAGCCCGGCGCGGGCAGCGACCCCGGCGGGATGGTGACACGCGCCATCCGGCGTGGCGAGGACTACGTCCTGCGCGGCTCCAAGATCTGGATCACCGACGGCGGGGTGGCCGACACCATCACCGTCTTCGCGTCGACCGGGCCCGGCTCGCGCGCCAGGGGCATCAGCGCCTTCGTCGTGGACGACGCGAGGAACACCCCGGGTCTCACCGCAACCACCATCCACGGCAAGCTCGGCATCCGCGGCAGCAACACCGCCGAGCTGCACTTCGACGACGTGGTGGTGCCCGCCGCGAACCGTCTCGGCGAGGAGGGCGAGGGCTTCCGCATCGCGATGCGGGTGCTCGACCGCTCCCGTCCGGGGGTGGCCGCGCAGGCGCTGGGGATCGCCCAGGGCGCGCTCGACTACGCGGTCGGCTACGCCCGCGAGCGCCAGCAGTTCGGCAGGGCGATCGCCGAGTTCCAGGGCCTCCAGTTCATGCTCGCCGACATGGAGGCGCAGACCGCCGCCGCCCGGGCGCTCGTCTACCACGCCTCCTCGCTGATCGACATGAAGAGCCCGGACGTGGGCCACGCCGCGGCGATCTGCAAGCTCTTCGCCGCCGACACGGCGATGAAGGTGACCACCGACGCGGTGCAGGTCCTCGGCGGCTACGGCTACGTCCGCGAGTACCCGGTGGAGCGGATGATGCGCGACGCCAAGATCACCCAGATCTACGAGGGCACCAACCAGATCCAGCGC contains these protein-coding regions:
- a CDS encoding acyl-CoA dehydrogenase family protein, which produces MDIRLNEEQLMVQGSVRELVRARIAPRAAEIDETEEFPWDVVDMFRQQDLFSLPFPPEYGGLSGSALTLNVAIEEIAKACATSALILAVQALGGYPIMLAGSDEQKQRWLPDLASGRRLAAYALSEPGAGSDPGGMVTRAIRRGEDYVLRGSKIWITDGGVADTITVFASTGPGSRARGISAFVVDDARNTPGLTATTIHGKLGIRGSNTAELHFDDVVVPAANRLGEEGEGFRIAMRVLDRSRPGVAAQALGIAQGALDYAVGYARERQQFGRAIAEFQGLQFMLADMEAQTAAARALVYHASSLIDMKSPDVGHAAAICKLFAADTAMKVTTDAVQVLGGYGYVREYPVERMMRDAKITQIYEGTNQIQRVVIARDLLQG
- a CDS encoding acyl-CoA dehydrogenase family protein, with translation MTAAPPSADPAPAPAPLAERIAAFAAEVVRPLAPEMARGGVRHARELIAEAGRRGLAGLLTPVALGGQDAGHLAFAEAVEAVARECASSAVIFDVHVSVASEPFALFGDAEQQRRYLPRLAAGEWLGAFALSEPGSGSDAASLVTRAVRDGDEYVLDGTKMWITNAGEADLYLVMARTGERGARGISAFLVEASSPGLRASRPLRKLGLRGSSTAELVLESVRVPAANRLGPEGTGFRVAMAALDSGRIGISAQATGIAQGALDAAAAHLRRLGLSLPDAALIDEAAAAAAPSAASRLAGMAAQVAAARAVTRHAARLCDRGVPFTREAAVAKLVSTDAGVAVAHAAVELCAPDSGDDAHPAAVRLRDAKACQIYEGTNQIQRLVIARELLRG
- a CDS encoding acetyl-CoA C-acyltransferase; translated protein: MREVWIVAAARTPFGRFGGGLARLSATDLGAVAIREVLRRAEVPPAGVDHLIMGTVLAAGQGQVPSRQAGLKAGLPASVPSFTVNKVCASALKAVNLGALLIRGGEADVVVAGGMESMSNAPYLLEEQRFGSRMGDRTAVDSMIRDGLCCPVDGVHMGVHGSQVAAEMGVGREEQDAWALRSQRRYAQALGEGFFGDELVPVAVAGAAEVAADEQPRPETTPERLASLRPAFDPGGSITAGNAPGVNDGGSAVLLMEASRARAAGLEPLARWVSGADSAAEHPYLATVPATAVQAALARSPERLGVDQLARLEINEAFAAVAITSTRMLEVDPERVNVNGGAIAIGHPIGASGARILMTLVYELRRSGGGYGAAGICSGVAQGEATLVHV